One genomic region from Haloprofundus salinisoli encodes:
- a CDS encoding DUF7344 domain-containing protein has product MTVTESDNTAPFEPPQLDTETPLSKDQLFHILQNRRRRDVLWYLRGTEGPVRMRDIAEQVAAWENDTTVEALMSDQRQRVYIALYQEHLPKLDEDGVIDYNKSRGIVERNDTADQFDPYLTNKIVEEVTTSSPATPGVEAAGSAPWQKYSIGVSGIGALALFGITLDAPVLGQSGSLAVGVVAVMLAMVTFAYALSGYSQSSFSVDTNGE; this is encoded by the coding sequence ATGACAGTCACAGAGTCCGATAACACGGCCCCGTTCGAGCCCCCCCAACTGGACACCGAAACCCCCCTCTCGAAAGACCAGTTGTTCCACATCCTCCAGAACCGTCGTCGCCGCGATGTGCTCTGGTATCTCCGCGGTACCGAGGGCCCGGTTCGCATGCGCGATATCGCAGAACAGGTCGCCGCCTGGGAGAACGACACCACAGTTGAAGCGTTGATGTCCGACCAGCGTCAGCGCGTGTACATCGCCCTCTACCAGGAACATCTCCCGAAGCTCGACGAAGACGGCGTCATCGACTACAACAAAAGCCGGGGTATCGTCGAGCGAAACGACACCGCCGACCAGTTCGACCCCTACCTGACGAACAAAATCGTCGAGGAGGTGACCACATCTAGCCCCGCAACCCCAGGGGTCGAGGCGGCAGGATCGGCTCCCTGGCAGAAGTACTCCATCGGCGTTTCGGGTATCGGTGCGCTCGCACTCTTCGGAATCACCCTCGATGCACCCGTACTCGGCCAATCCGGAAGTCTCGCGGTCGGCGTCGTCGCGGTGATGCTCGCGATGGTCACCTTCGCGTACGCCCTGTCGGGGTACTCCCAGTCGTCGTTCTCAGTGGACACCAACGGCGAGTAA
- a CDS encoding glycosyltransferase family 2 protein, whose amino-acid sequence MYRNSRVGVVVPAYNEEGLVGEVIDTMPAFVDRVYVVDDQSTDDTWDEIQRHAKRANVAHVSGRLVETDGGTAQLHRPVESTTADDTDDTAAGERERSTEAAESAPAFDERVVPIRLEANRGVGGAIKTGYARALADGIDVVAVMNGDGQMDPEKLDRLIGPVVSGEADYAKGNRLRYREYREGMSAWRSFGNWVLTLLTKAASGYWKTMDPQNGYTAISREALETIDYESLYERYGFCNDVLVKLNAHGLRVADVAIPAVYGDEESTIEYKTFVPRLSALLARDFLWRLRVKYLTVDFHPLAGLYLFGAAIAGAGVLDALKGVVDAENESSGGVLASIGVVSMLLAMVFDMQENEELEVRRE is encoded by the coding sequence ATGTACCGGAATTCGAGAGTCGGTGTCGTCGTCCCCGCATACAACGAAGAGGGCCTCGTCGGCGAGGTCATCGACACGATGCCGGCGTTCGTCGACCGGGTGTACGTCGTCGACGACCAGTCGACCGACGACACGTGGGACGAGATTCAGCGCCACGCCAAGCGTGCGAACGTCGCGCACGTCAGTGGCCGTCTGGTCGAAACCGACGGCGGGACGGCGCAACTTCACCGACCCGTCGAGTCGACGACAGCTGACGATACCGACGACACCGCCGCGGGCGAACGTGAACGCAGCACCGAGGCCGCCGAGTCGGCTCCGGCCTTCGACGAGCGCGTCGTACCCATCCGCCTCGAAGCGAACCGCGGCGTCGGCGGCGCGATCAAAACCGGCTATGCGCGCGCGCTCGCCGACGGTATCGACGTGGTCGCCGTGATGAACGGCGACGGTCAGATGGATCCGGAGAAACTCGACCGTCTCATCGGCCCGGTCGTCTCCGGCGAAGCCGACTACGCGAAGGGCAACCGCCTCCGCTACCGCGAGTACCGCGAGGGGATGAGCGCGTGGCGCTCGTTCGGCAACTGGGTGCTCACGCTGCTGACGAAGGCCGCGAGCGGCTACTGGAAAACGATGGACCCCCAGAACGGCTACACCGCTATCTCGCGGGAGGCGCTGGAGACCATCGACTACGAGTCGCTGTACGAGCGCTACGGCTTCTGTAACGACGTGCTCGTCAAACTCAACGCCCACGGCCTCCGCGTCGCCGACGTCGCCATTCCGGCGGTTTACGGCGACGAGGAGAGCACCATCGAGTACAAGACGTTCGTCCCTCGCCTGTCGGCGCTTCTGGCGCGGGACTTCCTGTGGCGACTGCGCGTGAAGTACCTCACCGTCGACTTCCACCCGCTCGCGGGACTGTACCTGTTCGGCGCGGCGATCGCCGGTGCGGGCGTCCTCGACGCGCTGAAGGGTGTCGTCGACGCCGAGAACGAGAGCTCCGGCGGCGTCCTCGCCTCCATTGGCGTCGTCTCGATGCTCCTGGCGATGGTGTTCGACATGCAGGAGAACGAGGAGTTGGAGGTGCGCCGAGAGTGA
- a CDS encoding helix-turn-helix transcriptional regulator, whose protein sequence is MLALLLAIASASALVAATPVAASQPAPSANSSFEPISLSEEGTVQQEDQTYVWRNESSTLSTRFHNAGNSSLYEFCAYVENGDGGRVKLDCQQMNVDPNGSRKVTFDFERYPKGISGERNVTVVATRGFGNEETVAETTSTYTFIERSGDYDGDGLVNEREVELGTDLDSRDTDGDGLSDGAEVDDHGTDPQDPDTDDDGLRDQQEIILGTDPLNSDTDGDGLTDGAEVNDHGTDPQDPDTDDDGLTDGQELALGTDPRNEDTDGDGLLDGEEVDRHNTDPLNSDTDGDGLTDRAEDDLRGTDPLRVDTDGDSLTDSQEIALGTDPTNPATTVGFAGLALAVLAGLGVWYRRSGYSVPAVVRKQSSDVVKAVKTDGNRRAEESDPVVDGPASAPPVETQVPLSDDGRVLQMLQEESGRVRQSEIVDRTEWSKSKVSRLLSRMEEEGKLTKINVGRENVIALTDETPDWADSALR, encoded by the coding sequence ATGCTAGCCCTCCTACTGGCTATTGCGAGCGCCTCCGCGCTCGTGGCGGCAACTCCGGTCGCCGCATCGCAGCCCGCACCGAGTGCGAACTCCTCGTTCGAGCCGATTTCGCTCTCGGAGGAAGGAACCGTTCAGCAGGAGGACCAGACGTACGTCTGGCGGAACGAGTCGAGTACGCTCTCGACGCGCTTTCACAACGCCGGCAACAGCTCGCTGTACGAGTTCTGCGCCTACGTCGAGAACGGTGACGGCGGGCGGGTCAAGCTCGACTGCCAGCAGATGAACGTCGACCCGAACGGGTCGCGGAAAGTCACCTTCGACTTCGAGCGATATCCGAAGGGTATCTCCGGCGAGCGTAACGTCACTGTCGTCGCCACTCGCGGCTTCGGAAACGAGGAAACCGTCGCCGAGACGACCAGCACGTACACGTTCATCGAACGAAGCGGTGACTACGACGGCGACGGCCTGGTGAACGAACGCGAAGTCGAACTCGGGACCGACCTCGATTCGCGCGACACCGACGGCGACGGCCTCTCCGACGGCGCGGAGGTCGACGACCACGGGACGGACCCGCAGGACCCCGACACCGACGACGACGGCCTCCGAGACCAGCAAGAGATAATTCTCGGAACCGACCCGCTGAACTCCGACACCGACGGCGACGGCCTCACCGACGGTGCAGAAGTCAACGACCACGGGACGGACCCGCAGGACCCCGACACCGACGACGACGGCCTCACCGACGGTCAGGAACTCGCGTTGGGGACCGACCCGCGGAACGAGGACACGGACGGCGATGGACTCCTCGACGGCGAGGAGGTCGACAGACACAACACGGACCCGCTGAACTCCGACACCGACGGTGACGGTCTCACCGACCGCGCCGAGGACGATCTACGCGGTACGGACCCACTACGCGTCGACACCGACGGTGACAGCCTGACTGACAGCCAGGAGATCGCCCTGGGCACCGACCCGACCAATCCGGCCACGACCGTCGGATTCGCCGGCTTGGCGCTGGCCGTGCTCGCCGGTCTCGGCGTCTGGTACCGTCGGAGCGGGTACAGCGTCCCCGCCGTGGTTCGCAAACAAAGCAGCGACGTCGTCAAGGCGGTGAAGACAGACGGCAACCGGCGCGCGGAGGAGTCCGACCCCGTCGTCGACGGCCCGGCGAGCGCACCGCCGGTGGAGACCCAGGTGCCGCTGTCGGACGACGGCCGCGTCCTCCAGATGCTCCAGGAGGAGAGCGGTCGGGTGAGACAGAGCGAGATCGTCGACCGAACCGAGTGGTCGAAGTCGAAAGTCAGCCGCCTCCTCTCGCGGATGGAGGAGGAGGGCAAACTCACGAAGATAAACGTCGGCCGTGAGAACGTCATCGCGCTCACCGACGAGACGCCCGACTGGGCCGACTCCGCCCTTCGGTGA
- a CDS encoding nucleotide sugar dehydrogenase, translated as MSSGLTGARRRGESRHVDAVSRTETICVVGLGYVGLPLAVHFDRVDQQVIGYDIDDEKVGTLVGGTDTTGDLGDSVVADSDVEFTTDSAAIADADYVIVTVPTPVDEMENPDLRFVESAAETVGAQMTPETTVVLESTVFPGATRSVLTPALEAASGLTAGEEFFVAYSPERATPGDEKHGLRDVVKVVGADDPAVLEDVAELYECVVDAGVHRTSSLEAAEASKVVENVQRDLNIALMNELAVAFDRIGINTQEVLDAAGTKWNFHDYSPGLVGGHCIPVDPFYFAYRSKMEGYVPELTLKARDVNRRMPEHVSELALKTLNDCGNVLGESRVVVLGLTYKPNVADIRTSKVDGVIETMQEYGVDVLGFDPYAEPEQTSRAFGIDVLDQPSFENADGIVLATPHDVFDSLDLDAAREEMNDDPFLLDVCGALDAEEVVGHGFTYRRV; from the coding sequence ATGAGTTCGGGACTGACCGGTGCCCGTCGTCGGGGCGAGAGCCGTCACGTCGACGCAGTGAGCCGGACCGAGACGATCTGCGTCGTCGGCCTCGGATACGTCGGTCTCCCGCTGGCGGTCCACTTCGACCGCGTCGACCAGCAGGTCATCGGCTACGACATCGACGACGAGAAGGTCGGCACACTCGTCGGCGGCACCGATACGACTGGTGACCTCGGCGACTCGGTAGTCGCCGACAGCGACGTCGAGTTCACCACCGACTCCGCGGCTATCGCCGACGCCGACTACGTCATCGTCACGGTGCCGACGCCCGTCGACGAGATGGAGAACCCGGACCTTCGCTTCGTCGAGAGCGCCGCCGAGACCGTCGGCGCGCAGATGACACCCGAGACGACCGTCGTCCTCGAATCGACGGTGTTCCCCGGTGCGACGCGGTCGGTCCTCACCCCGGCGCTCGAAGCGGCGTCGGGGCTCACCGCGGGCGAGGAGTTCTTCGTCGCATACTCGCCCGAGCGAGCCACGCCGGGCGACGAGAAACACGGTCTCCGCGACGTGGTGAAAGTCGTCGGTGCCGACGACCCCGCCGTGCTCGAAGACGTGGCGGAGCTCTACGAGTGCGTCGTCGACGCGGGCGTCCACCGCACGTCGTCGCTCGAAGCCGCCGAGGCGTCGAAAGTCGTCGAGAACGTCCAGCGTGACCTGAACATCGCGCTGATGAACGAACTCGCCGTCGCCTTCGACCGCATCGGCATCAACACCCAGGAAGTGTTGGACGCCGCCGGGACGAAGTGGAACTTCCACGACTACTCGCCCGGCCTCGTCGGCGGGCACTGTATCCCCGTCGACCCGTTCTACTTCGCGTACCGCTCGAAGATGGAGGGGTACGTGCCGGAACTGACGCTGAAGGCGCGCGACGTCAACCGCCGCATGCCCGAGCACGTCTCCGAACTCGCGCTGAAGACGCTGAACGACTGCGGTAACGTCCTCGGCGAGAGCCGCGTCGTCGTCCTCGGCCTGACGTACAAGCCGAACGTCGCCGACATCCGCACCTCGAAAGTCGACGGCGTCATCGAGACGATGCAGGAGTACGGCGTCGACGTGCTCGGCTTCGACCCCTACGCCGAACCCGAGCAGACCAGTCGAGCGTTCGGCATCGACGTGCTGGACCAGCCCTCCTTCGAGAACGCCGACGGCATCGTCCTGGCGACGCCGCACGACGTGTTCGACAGCCTCGACCTCGACGCCGCGCGCGAGGAGATGAACGACGACCCCTTCTTGCTCGACGTCTGCGGCGCGCTCGACGCCGAGGAGGTCGTCGGACACGGCTTCACCTATCGGAGGGTCTGA